The Sphaerisporangium siamense genome includes the window TGGCACCACGGCCGGGCCGTCCTGGTCGGCGACGCCGCGCACACCGTCCACTTCTCCATCGGCTCGGGCACCGCCCTGGCCATCGACGACGCGTTCTGCCTGGCCAGGTCGCTCGCCGCGTGCGACTCCGCCGACGACGCCCTCGCCGAGTACGCGCGGGCCCGGGCGCCCGTGGCGGCGGAGGCGCAGGCCGAGGCCAGGGACAGCCAGCGCTGGTTCGAGACGCTGAGCCGCCGCGACCGGCTGTGCGGCGCCCAGACGGTCTTCGCGCTGCGCAGCCGCAGGGACGCCAACACCTTCGCGCGGCTCGGCGCCCGCGACCCGGAGTTCGTGGCGCGGGCCATGGAGACGTACGCGGGCCGCCCCACCCGGGCCGAGCCGGTGGACGTGCCGCTCACCGTGGGCGACCTCAGGCTGCGCACCCGCATGGTCGGCGCGGGCCTGGAGCGGGACGCGCCCGTGCTGCTCTTCCCCGCGGCGACCGGCGACCGCCCGTGCGCGGTGACCCGCGACGTGCCCGCGTCCCCCGTGCCGCCCTGCGTGCTGGTGACCCCGGACGGCACCGCCGACCCGCGGGCCCTGCGCGCCGCGGGGGCGTCGGCCGTCGGCCTGCTGATGTCGGGGGACGAGCCCGTGGCGGACACGCCGGCGCGCGGGTTCGACTTCGTCGCCGTCCCCGCCGAGACGGGCACGGGGCGGATCGCCAGGACCGGGCTCGCCGACCGCGTCCGCCACGAGAGCGACCTGCCCGTGCTGCTGCTGTCGGCGGAGCGGATGTCCCGCGACGAGGTCAACACGTTGCTGCTGGCCGGGCGCGTCGACATGGTCGCGTGCGTGGACGCGCGCGACCTCGCCCGAGGCGCGGCTCCCGGGGACGGATCGCGCATTCTGGAAGATGCCGCCGTGCGAATCGGGCCGGAAGAGTGAGGGGAATGGGCGGACGCCACCCCGAGAGTCCTCCGCGGTCAAGGGAGGCACGGTGACCACGACGACACCCGGCCCCGTCGCGCGCACCGCCACGCGGTTCGAGGTCCGCGAGGGGCTGCCCGACGATTGGGACGCCCGGACGGGCGACGCCCCGGCGAGCCTGAGCGCCCGCTGGATCGGCCTGGCCCAGGCGCGGATCCCCGGCGGCCTGCGCACCTTCGGCCTGTACGAGGACGACCGGCTCGCCGTCGCCTTCTGCGGCGGCGTCCAGGACGCCCCCACCGGCCACCCCAGGTTCGACCCGTACGCGGTGCTCAGCGGCGCGTCGGCGACCGACGACGTGCCGCTCGCCACCGAGGGGCCACACCCCTGGAAGGACGCCGACCCGGCCGAGGTGTTCCCCTGCTGCCTGGTCATGTTCCCCAACTACGAGACCGCCCCCGCCGGGCACGGCGCCCGCGACCGCGCCCTCGCGGGCCGGTTCGTCGCCGGGCTCGACGCCTGGGCCAGGGA containing:
- a CDS encoding FAD-dependent monooxygenase; amino-acid sequence: MTPRPLNRVAVVGAGAAGAFFALELSRLRPGTAIDLYDRDERSPGAGIVMSWEFAERVRAVHPRAFALPPEAMATWDRTLTLVGEDRVWSGAYGMFGLTRRVFRDHVRALACEPPTVTFHARDVTADPGGHDLLVVADGANSRLRAARDHGTVTTHGRTVFLWMSTPALLEPTFVLKCVGAGVLIVHAYPHGAAESTFIVEADPDTLRSRGLLDRPLHEVETILAGVFRDELDGAPLTARTSGWRPFSTVVNERWHHGRAVLVGDAAHTVHFSIGSGTALAIDDAFCLARSLAACDSADDALAEYARARAPVAAEAQAEARDSQRWFETLSRRDRLCGAQTVFALRSRRDANTFARLGARDPEFVARAMETYAGRPTRAEPVDVPLTVGDLRLRTRMVGAGLERDAPVLLFPAATGDRPCAVTRDVPASPVPPCVLVTPDGTADPRALRAAGASAVGLLMSGDEPVADTPARGFDFVAVPAETGTGRIARTGLADRVRHESDLPVLLLSAERMSRDEVNTLLLAGRVDMVACVDARDLARGAAPGDGSRILEDAAVRIGPEE